A window from Chryseobacterium vaccae encodes these proteins:
- a CDS encoding SusC/RagA family TonB-linked outer membrane protein, with the protein MNVKLRVLSAGALFFMGQAAFAQQQAKKDTATKSTQIEEVVMVGFGQKKAVKEITGSVGTLKADKLNDLPIASPEAALMGRVAGVQGGISSGQPGGFVTLRIRGQASINGNNNPIYIIDGVRVMSGDPTSNNTTGNILSSLNPDDIESMTVLKDAVSTAIYGADAGAGVVLITTKSGKSGKPRFNFSSSYGLNQTAIKQPGVLNGEQFKQYAAASFANRNNMTEAAALQYLTDNVWGSDFVNNNTDWRNIVQRGSAIQQDMNFTASGGSDRFKYYSSFGTFEQESVYRNSDFKRFSASTKLEYKATDRLTINTDIQVANTTTRTLPNGGAFANPVLAQYFTAPLEPAYNADGSIYLGSVDDGTYNGLPIAGTFNPAAILKYNTNKANSTRIFGNIGIGYNILKGLNYRLNVAPEYVVTEEDEYLSPVYGDGYSTNGRMTSGTNRYFNFNVSNVLSYAFSLSDDHKFNASLFQEAYQSNTRTLAATGQSVALSTLEHLSSFVVPIDHTGVNNLESSRSGYGATLGYNYKGYLNIDLSGRRDAVSYLQPGSKAGNFWSAGVGLDIAKMIIPENDYLNSLRLRASYGKVGNRVSVSPYATYSYTINYNGLAGASYAGFDNPGLQWETVNPFNLGVDFSLFKNNLTITAEYFNKKTKNLIYNIPLSTSQGLGAYFDNVGDLVNKGFEFTANANILSPVTKGGFALSMDGNLSFLKNEVTSIYGGKDVITGTTILREGETVNSWFMRKWAGVDPSNGNPLWYKNGVDGETTSNYAEAQRAIQGSRIAKVYGGVGLNMSYKNFTVSAQGTFSFGAKMYDDWAFYLQGDGTNSHVYNSYADAMDYWTPSNPNAENPKPFQGIGARGTGSTSANNSSTRFLRKADFLRLSNLKVAYTFDKDFLKGAPVNKVTLYVMANNLYTHRYDKKLKFDPDMALIGTSNLNLPAMKTYLVGFNVEF; encoded by the coding sequence ATGAATGTTAAACTACGTGTATTAAGTGCTGGAGCATTGTTCTTCATGGGACAGGCTGCTTTTGCACAGCAACAAGCAAAAAAGGATACAGCTACTAAATCAACTCAGATTGAAGAGGTGGTAATGGTTGGGTTCGGGCAGAAAAAGGCTGTAAAAGAAATTACAGGATCTGTAGGTACGTTAAAAGCAGATAAGCTTAATGACCTTCCGATCGCTTCTCCTGAAGCTGCATTAATGGGAAGAGTAGCGGGTGTTCAGGGAGGTATTTCTTCAGGTCAGCCGGGGGGATTTGTAACACTTCGTATTAGAGGTCAGGCTTCTATCAACGGGAATAACAACCCTATTTATATTATAGATGGAGTAAGAGTAATGTCCGGAGACCCTACTTCGAACAACACTACCGGAAATATCCTATCCAGTTTAAATCCTGATGATATTGAATCCATGACAGTACTTAAAGATGCGGTTTCTACGGCGATCTACGGTGCTGATGCAGGAGCAGGGGTAGTTCTTATTACTACTAAATCAGGAAAGTCTGGAAAGCCAAGATTTAACTTTTCATCATCTTATGGTTTAAACCAGACGGCAATCAAGCAGCCGGGAGTTTTAAATGGAGAGCAGTTTAAGCAGTATGCAGCAGCTTCATTTGCTAACAGAAATAATATGACTGAAGCGGCAGCTCTTCAATATCTTACAGATAATGTATGGGGATCTGATTTCGTAAACAATAATACAGACTGGAGAAACATCGTTCAGAGAGGAAGTGCTATCCAGCAGGATATGAACTTTACTGCATCAGGAGGAAGTGATAGATTTAAATACTATTCTTCTTTCGGTACCTTTGAGCAGGAAAGTGTCTACAGAAACTCTGATTTCAAAAGATTCAGTGCTTCTACTAAGTTAGAATACAAAGCAACAGATCGATTAACAATCAATACAGATATCCAGGTTGCTAATACTACTACCAGAACATTGCCTAACGGTGGTGCTTTCGCCAATCCGGTTTTAGCCCAATATTTCACTGCTCCTTTGGAGCCGGCTTATAATGCTGACGGATCTATTTATTTAGGATCTGTAGATGATGGAACCTATAATGGTCTACCAATCGCTGGGACTTTCAACCCAGCTGCGATTTTAAAATACAACACGAATAAAGCGAACTCTACCCGTATCTTTGGTAACATAGGAATCGGTTATAACATTCTGAAAGGATTAAACTACAGATTAAATGTTGCCCCTGAATATGTGGTAACTGAAGAGGATGAATATCTATCTCCTGTATATGGTGATGGGTACAGCACCAATGGTCGTATGACTTCAGGAACGAACCGTTATTTCAACTTCAACGTATCCAACGTATTGAGCTATGCATTCTCTTTATCTGATGACCATAAATTCAATGCAAGTTTATTCCAGGAGGCATATCAGTCTAACACAAGAACTTTAGCAGCTACAGGACAGTCTGTTGCTTTAAGTACTTTGGAGCACCTTTCCAGCTTTGTAGTACCAATTGACCACACAGGGGTAAATAACCTTGAAAGTTCAAGATCAGGTTATGGAGCAACTTTAGGATACAACTACAAAGGATACTTAAATATTGACTTATCCGGAAGAAGAGATGCTGTATCTTATCTTCAGCCAGGCAGCAAAGCAGGTAACTTCTGGTCTGCAGGGGTTGGATTGGATATTGCTAAAATGATTATTCCAGAAAATGATTACCTGAACTCTTTAAGACTAAGAGCTTCTTACGGTAAAGTAGGTAACAGGGTATCAGTATCTCCTTATGCTACGTATTCTTATACCATCAACTACAATGGTTTAGCAGGAGCAAGTTATGCAGGATTTGATAACCCTGGTTTACAGTGGGAAACCGTAAATCCTTTCAACTTAGGGGTTGATTTCAGCTTATTCAAAAATAATTTAACGATTACTGCTGAATACTTCAACAAGAAAACGAAAAACCTGATCTATAATATTCCTCTTTCCACTTCTCAGGGGTTAGGAGCTTATTTTGATAATGTAGGAGACTTGGTGAACAAAGGTTTCGAATTCACAGCGAATGCTAACATCTTAAGTCCTGTTACTAAAGGAGGATTTGCATTAAGCATGGATGGTAACCTTTCTTTCTTAAAGAATGAAGTTACTAGCATATATGGAGGAAAAGACGTAATCACAGGTACTACGATCTTAAGAGAAGGAGAAACAGTAAACAGCTGGTTCATGAGAAAATGGGCTGGAGTAGATCCAAGCAATGGTAACCCGCTATGGTATAAAAACGGTGTAGACGGAGAAACTACCAGCAACTATGCAGAAGCGCAGCGTGCGATCCAGGGATCTCGTATTGCTAAAGTATATGGAGGGGTAGGCTTAAATATGTCTTATAAAAACTTCACAGTAAGTGCTCAGGGAACTTTCAGTTTCGGAGCTAAGATGTATGATGACTGGGCATTCTATTTACAGGGTGATGGTACCAATTCTCACGTTTATAACAGCTACGCAGATGCTATGGATTACTGGACACCAAGCAATCCTAATGCAGAGAATCCAAAACCTTTCCAGGGGATTGGTGCAAGGGGGACAGGATCAACATCTGCTAACAATAGTTCTACAAGATTCCTTAGAAAAGCGGACTTCTTAAGACTAAGTAACCTGAAAGTAGCCTATACCTTTGATAAAGACTTCTTAAAAGGAGCTCCAGTAAACAAGGTGACTTTATATGTGATGGCCAACAACCTATATACTCACAGATATGACAAGAAGCTGAAGTTTGATCCGGATATGGCTTTGATCGGGACTAGTAACCTGAACTTACCTGCTATGAAA